The following is a genomic window from Moorella sp. Hama-1.
GGAAGCAGGCTATCCTTTTCTTGAACCGCCGCGGTTATGCCCCCCATATCCTCTGCCGCAACTGCGGCTATGTACCTGTATGCCGCCACTGCGATGTGGCCCTGACCTTTCACCAGGAGGGAACCCTGCGCTGCCATTATTGTGGTTATGCGGAACCGGCAGGGAGTGCCTGCCCGGTATGCGGCGGGCCCCTGGTCCACCTGGGAGCGGGTACCCAGAGGGTGGAAACCGAGGCCCGGGCCCTATGGCCGGAGGCAAGAATTATCCGGGCCGATGGAGATACTACTGCCAGGAAGGGTCGCTGGGAAGAAATCTACCGGACCTTTGCCGGGGGAGGGGCCGACATTCTCATTGGTACCCAGACCATTACCCGGGGCCTGGATTTCCCCGGGGTTACCCTGGTGGGGGTCGTTAATGCCGACCTGTCCCTGTACCAGCCGGATTTCCGGGCCCGGGAGCGGACCTTCCAGCTCTTAACCCAGGTGGCCGGGCGGGCCGGTCGTAAAACACCTGGTAAGGTAATCATTCAGACCTATAACCCTGGCGACCCGGCTATTACCCTGGCGGCGGCCCAGGACTATCGGCGCTTCTACGAGCAGGAGATCGCCAACCGCCGGGCCGGTGGTTATCCCCCCTTTATTAAGCTGGTACGGATCGGCTTCAGCGGCCGGGACGAGGCCGGGGTTATTGCCGCCGCCCATGAGCTGGCGGGTTTAATCCAGCGTGATGCCGGAGGCATGACCGTCCTGGGGCCTGCTCCCGGTTTTCCCGTCCGGGTGCAGGATAATTACCGCTGGCAGCTGATGTTGAAGGTTCCAAACTGGTCCCGGAAGAAGGAACGGCTGGCCGGTTGCCTGGCCGCCTACCGTCTCCGGCAGGGCCTGCGGCTAATGGTGGATGTCGGGCCGGTTAATCCCTGGTAGCACTTTAGGAGGCAGATTCTGTGGCTATTCATAAGATCCTAACCCTGGGGGACCCCATCTTGCGTGAAAAGTCCCAGCCGGTAAAGAAGATAACACCCCATATATTAAAACTCCTGGATAACCTGGCGGATACCATGTATGAGGCCCCTGGAGTAGGGTTGGCCGCGCCCCAGATCGGGGTTTTGAAACGGGTGATAGTCGTCGACGTCGGCGAGGGACTGACCGAACTCATTAACCCGGAGATAATAGCGGCCACCGGGCAGGAGGTGGGCCCAGAGGGCTGCTTGAGTATCCCCGGTACCCAGGGGGAGGTACCCCGGGCGGCCGAAGTTACAGTCAGGGGGCTGGACCGCCACGGCAAGCTGCGGGAGATTGCGGCCGAGGGCCTGTACGCCAGGGCCCTGCAGCATGAAATTGACCACCTGGATGGGATTCTCTTTATCGACAAGGTTGTCCGCTGGTTGGAGAATAAGCCCGAGGAGCGGTAGTGATGCGGGTAGTATTTATGGGAACCCCGGATTTTGCCGTCCCTTCCCTGCAGGCCATGGTGGCCGCCGGCCACGAAGTTGCCGCCGTCATCACCCAGCCTGATCGCCCCCGGGGGCGGGGGAAGAAGTTCCTGCCCCCACCCGTTAAGGAAACAGCCCTTAAGGCCGGGTTACCGGTGTGGCAGCCGGCTAGGATGCAGGATGAGGGACTGCTCCACGGCCTGCGGCAGTTAGATCCGGAGCTCATCGTCGTCGTGGCCTTCGGTCGCATCCTCCCCCGGGAGATCCTGGACCTGCCGGGGCAGGGATGTGTGAACCTCCATGCCTCCCTGCTGCCGCGCTACCGGGGCGCGGCGCCCATCCACCGGGCCGTGATGAACGGTGAGACGGAAACCGGGGTGACCACCATGTGGATGGCCCCCAGGCTGGATGCCGGTGACATCATCCTCCAGGAGAAACTACCTATCTCACCGGCGGCTACCACGGGGGAAATTCATGACCGCCTGGCTGAGATGGGGGCCGGCCTCCTGGTACATACCCTGGAATTGATAGCGACCGGCCGGGCGCCGCGCCGCCCCCAGGATGAAACCCTGGTGACCTATGCGCCGCCCCTGCGGCCCGAAGAGGAAGAGATCGACTGGCAGCAACCGGCAGAGGTTATATATAACCAGATCCGGGGTTTAAACCCCTGGCCGGGGGCTTATACCCGGCGTTCCGGGGAACGGCTGAAGATCTACGGCGCCCAGGTAGCAGAGCCAACGGCGGCCGGGCGGCCCGGAGAGGTTGTACAGTTAACGAAGGACGGTTTTGTGGTCCAGACGGGGAGGGGGCAGGTTTTGATTACCAACGTGCAACCGGCAGGTAAAAGGGCGATGGCGGCCGGCGCCTACCTGCAGGGTTATCCCTTGGCCCCCGGGGAGATGCTGGGATGCGGATAAAAAAACGTCTCTTCATCGGCCTTCTGGCCCTGAGCCTCCTGTTTATAACGGCGGTCCTGGCCGGTAGCTGGTACCTGCTAATGAACCATGGCAGCCTTTTTAACCAGGTCCTGCTGGGTCTGGGGTTTTTAACCCTGGTGGTACTCTTCCTAATCATTGCCCTGGGGATCTTCAGCCTGGTGATCATGCTCTGGCAGGGCCACAGCCGCCCCTTCTTGCAGCACCTGGGGCTGATGGCGGTTAATCTCCTCTTCCCGGTGGCCCTGGCCTTGGGCCGGCGCCTGGGGGTAGAGGCGGCCACCATCAAGGCTTCCTTCATTGAGATGAACAACCAGCTCGTGCGCCTGCAGCAACTGCGCATAACCCCGGAACAGATCCTGCTCCTGGCTCCCCACTGCTTGCAATGGAGCGGCTGCCTTCACAAAATTACCATTGATGTCAATAACTGCCGCCGTTGCGGGCACTGCCCCATTGATGCCCTCCATGCCCTGGCGGCGAAGTATGGTGTACGCCTGGCAGTGGCCACCGGGGGTACCCTGGCCCGCCACTTTGTCAAGGAATACCGCCCCCGGGCGGTGGTGGCCATAGCCTGCGAGCGCGACCTGACCAGTGGTATCCAGGATACCCAACCCCTACCTGTCCTGGGGGTTTTAAACCTCAGGCCCCACGGGCCCTGCCTTAACACCCAGGTTAATATGGACCAGGTCGAACAGGCCATCCGGTTTTTCCTGGCGGGTAAGGCCGCCACCCGGTCCCTGGTATGCAGTGAAGGCCTGGTTGAAGCAACCCGCGGGAGTTAAAACCGGTGAGCTGCGCTAAAAGTACCCCTCCGAAGTCGTGGCAAGATAGCGCCTTATTTTTGTGGGGTCCGGATCACTAAAGAACGCTAAATAAACGCTAAAATGGAGGTCACAGATGGCTAAACTTAAAACCCCCGCTTCCGCCCGGGAGGCGGCCCTGCAGGTCATTTACCGGGTAACCGAGGAAGGAGCCTACGCCAGCCTGGCCCTGGATGAGGTTTTAAGGGCAACCGGCCTGGAAGGCCGCGACAGGGCCCTGGCTACAGAATTGGCTTACAGTGCCATTAAGGCCTGGGAGACCCTGGATTGGGCCCTGGGCCTTTTTTTACGGCAACCCCTGGCGAAACTCCCGCCCTGGATTCGTTCCCTCCTCCGCCTGGGAGCGGCCCAGCTACTCTATCTACCCCGCATACCATCCCGGGCAGCCCTTTACGAAACCGTAGAACTGGCCAAGAGATACGGCCACCGGGGGACGGTAGGCCTGGTTAACGGCGTCCTGCGCCACCTGGACCGGCGCAAGGACAGCCTGCCTTACCCCGATGCCCGGGAGGATCCGGCCGGTTACCTGGCGCGGCGTTACTACCATCCCCGTTGGCTGGTAGAGCGCTGGCTGGGTGAATTCGGTTACCAGGAGACGGAGGCCCTCTGCCGGGCGGATAACGAACCCGCCCCTGCAGTTATCAGGGTGAACACCCTGAAGACGACCGGGGCTGCCCTGGCCGGACGTCTGCAGAATGAAGGGGCAACCGCCAGGCCGGCCCGTTATGCCCCGGAGGGACTGGTGGTTGAGGGCCTGGGGGCGGTGGAGAACAGCCCTTCCTTCCAGGAAGGGCTGTTCTACGTTCAGGATGAAGGCTCCCAGCTGGTCAGCCATGCTCTGCACCCGGACCCGGGGGCCCGGGTAATTGATGCCAGTGCCGCCCCTGGTGGGAAGACGACCCACCTGGCCCAGTTAATGGGAAACCAGGGCCTTATCCTGGCCAGCGATGTCCATCCCCACCGCCTGGAACTGATCACCGCCAACTGCCTCCGCCTGGGGGTTACTTGTGTCCATACCATCCTGGCGGATGCCCGGGAGCTGGGGGAGGAATACCCGGAAACAGCCGATTACATACTCATCGATGCCCCTTGCTCCGGGTCAGGCGTCCTGCGCCGGCGGCCGGACGCCCGCTGGCGTAAGGAACTCCCCCGCACCCGGGAACTGGCCCGGTTGCAGCTGGCCATCCTCAAGGGGGCCTGCCGGGCCTTAAAGCCGGGAGGGGTCCTGGTCTATAGCACCTGCTCCCTGCTGCCGGAAGAAAACCAGGAAGTAGTACGAGAGTTTTTACAACAGGCAAGGGAGTTTCAGGCGGATTCCCTGGCGCCATGGCTGCCGGGGCTGCCCCCGGATCTCCAGATGTCCGCCCGCCAAGGCCAGGTTCAATTTTTACCCCAGCGCCACGGGACAGACGGTTTCTTCATGGCCAGGCTAAAAAAACGAGTAAAATAAAGGATTTTGTCCTTGCATGCAGAATATGGTTGGAGGGATGTTCGGTAAACTGGGGGGAAGATATAGATGGATATCATGCCCTGGACGGCCCTGGTTTTTCAGTCCATACCGGAAAGTATTATTTTAATTACCATGGGCCTTGGCCTAATTGGTCAATACCCCGGGATGAAGGGGATTATAGCAGTAGGGGTAGCAGGAGCTGTATTTTCTTATTTCTTCCGGCGTTTACCCCTTGACTTTGGGGTTCATACCCTGGCGCAAATGATGTGTTTAAGTTTACTTTTGTATTTTATTATCAGGGTAAATTTTTTTGAAGCGATCCTGGCGGCTTTTTTGGGGATGTTGGCCGTGGGGATTGTTGAGGGCATATCCATACCTATAGTGTCATACATAACGGGTATTAGTTTCGAAATAGCACTCCATGATCCATGGCTGAGGGTGCTCTTTCCTATCCCTGATGAATTAATCCTTGGAGTTGCGGCTTATCTCTGTCGAAGGTGGCGCTTTTCCCTCATCCCGGATGGTAGCTCACTGGTGAAACACTCCCGAAAGGAAAAGGAAGATGAAAAGTAAAAGCTTCATCATGGTTATCCTAATTCTGGTTTTATTCCAGACCTTTTTAATCTGTTTGCTAAATCTTAGCTATTACGCTCAAAGCGTTTTCCCTATCTATCCCCTGGAAAAAACGCCAACGGCTATTTTAATTCTGTCATCCCTTCTATTATTAACTTCCCTGGGTATGATTTATGTTTTATTTACGGCCAGCAGCCGGGAGATGCAGCTCCTGCGCCAAGAAGTCTACATAACTAACCTGAAGGAGAGTATGAAGAGCCTGCGTGCCCAGCGTCACGATTTCATCAGCCACCTGCAAACGGTCTATGGCCTGTTGCAGCTGGGCATGCACGAGGCCGGACTGGAGTATATCGCCTCGGTATGTAAAGAAGTCCGCCAACCTACCCGGGTCATCGAGGTCAGCCAACCGGCCCTGGCCGGGCTTTTCCAGGCCAAGGCGGCGGCCATCGAGGCCCAGGGCGTCAGCTTCCAGTACGAGATCAACAGTGACCTGAACCCGAGTTCGACAGTCCGAGGGCACATAAAAGTGCCTCAAATGTAGGCGCCAGAAGGCTTTTCGGTTCGTTCTGTGAAACATACCGTGTAACTACATCGCCTGGCGTGGGTCCAGCTTGAAGAAGCGCGGGGGCTCTTCCACGCCCAGGGCGGAAAGGATCTGCCGCTGGAAGGTGGTGGTTTCGGTACGCTGCCAGACGGTGCCGGCAGGGCCAGCGAAGATGCCAAGGTGCATTCTATTCAGCTCATCCCTCAGCCGGGGCCAGGTGTAACGCTGGCCCAGCCTTCCTTCCACCCGCGTCTCGGCTACGCGGATGAGCAGGAGGGCCAGCCAGCATAAGAGGACGTGCGCCTCGATGCGCCGCGAGAGGCGGTGGTAGATAGGCCGCAATTCCAAGGCTTGCTTGAGGGTACGGAAGGCGGCTTCCACTTCCAGGAGTTGCTTGTAGCCCAGGGCGACGTCCGCGGGACTCAAGGTGTCATCGGAAGTGCGCAGCAGGTACTTGCCATCCAGGCGCTCATCCGCCTTGACCTTGGCCCGGTCGATCTGTGGCCAGCCTCTCTTGTCGAGCTTTAAGTAGCGGCCGTAGGTGGGGTGGGAGACCAGGCGGCAGACGGCCTTGCCGTGTTCTTTTTTATCCAGGCGGGCGAGCCCTTGCAGTTCCTGTTCCAGTTCTTTGAGCATCCGTTCCCGCTGTTCCCGGTCCCTGGCTTCTTCGTAAGGGTTGCGGACCAGGATATAACGCTTTCTGGCTTCCCCGTCGCCGACGATGATCTCTTTAACTTCCACGTTATCCTTGACCTTCTGGTAGCGGCCGGGACGGGAAAGAGCTTCTTCCACAGACGGTTTGCCAGATTGCATGCGTTCCCCGGCGATGTAATGGCCACCTGCCCGCTGCAGGGTGCGCAGGTTGTCCTCGGAGACGAAGCCCCGGTCCAGGACAGTGATTACCCGTCCCAGTTTCCAGCCCACCAGGTCCTTTTTCACCTGGTCGATGCGGGTGACGTCCGCCGTGTTGCCGGGCCAGACCCAGCAGCGGATGGGGATGCCTTCCCGGGTGACGGCCAGGCCAATCACTATCTGGGCAAGATCCGGCCGGTGGTCCTTGGAGTGCCCCCGCCGGCGGAGGAAGTACGCGGCGTCTCCTTCCTCCGGGTCCTCCCCCTCGACTTCGAAATAGGTACTGGTGGTGTCAAAGAACAACAGGTCAACCTCCAGGTTCAAGAGATGGGCCACGGAGAAGAAGACCTCTTCTTGCAAGGCGTCGCCGGCTTCCATGAGGACGTCCATGGCCCGGTAGAGCTGCTGCACTGCGATGCTTTCCAGACCAGGGATGGCGACGTCTCGTT
Proteins encoded in this region:
- the def gene encoding peptide deformylase, producing MAIHKILTLGDPILREKSQPVKKITPHILKLLDNLADTMYEAPGVGLAAPQIGVLKRVIVVDVGEGLTELINPEIIAATGQEVGPEGCLSIPGTQGEVPRAAEVTVRGLDRHGKLREIAAEGLYARALQHEIDHLDGILFIDKVVRWLENKPEER
- the fmt gene encoding methionyl-tRNA formyltransferase, giving the protein MRVVFMGTPDFAVPSLQAMVAAGHEVAAVITQPDRPRGRGKKFLPPPVKETALKAGLPVWQPARMQDEGLLHGLRQLDPELIVVVAFGRILPREILDLPGQGCVNLHASLLPRYRGAAPIHRAVMNGETETGVTTMWMAPRLDAGDIILQEKLPISPAATTGEIHDRLAEMGAGLLVHTLELIATGRAPRRPQDETLVTYAPPLRPEEEEIDWQQPAEVIYNQIRGLNPWPGAYTRRSGERLKIYGAQVAEPTAAGRPGEVVQLTKDGFVVQTGRGQVLITNVQPAGKRAMAAGAYLQGYPLAPGEMLGCG
- a CDS encoding DUF116 domain-containing protein translates to MRIKKRLFIGLLALSLLFITAVLAGSWYLLMNHGSLFNQVLLGLGFLTLVVLFLIIALGIFSLVIMLWQGHSRPFLQHLGLMAVNLLFPVALALGRRLGVEAATIKASFIEMNNQLVRLQQLRITPEQILLLAPHCLQWSGCLHKITIDVNNCRRCGHCPIDALHALAAKYGVRLAVATGGTLARHFVKEYRPRAVVAIACERDLTSGIQDTQPLPVLGVLNLRPHGPCLNTQVNMDQVEQAIRFFLAGKAATRSLVCSEGLVEATRGS
- the rsmB gene encoding 16S rRNA (cytosine(967)-C(5))-methyltransferase RsmB translates to MAKLKTPASAREAALQVIYRVTEEGAYASLALDEVLRATGLEGRDRALATELAYSAIKAWETLDWALGLFLRQPLAKLPPWIRSLLRLGAAQLLYLPRIPSRAALYETVELAKRYGHRGTVGLVNGVLRHLDRRKDSLPYPDAREDPAGYLARRYYHPRWLVERWLGEFGYQETEALCRADNEPAPAVIRVNTLKTTGAALAGRLQNEGATARPARYAPEGLVVEGLGAVENSPSFQEGLFYVQDEGSQLVSHALHPDPGARVIDASAAPGGKTTHLAQLMGNQGLILASDVHPHRLELITANCLRLGVTCVHTILADARELGEEYPETADYILIDAPCSGSGVLRRRPDARWRKELPRTRELARLQLAILKGACRALKPGGVLVYSTCSLLPEENQEVVREFLQQAREFQADSLAPWLPGLPPDLQMSARQGQVQFLPQRHGTDGFFMARLKKRVK
- a CDS encoding Spo0B domain-containing protein encodes the protein MKSKSFIMVILILVLFQTFLICLLNLSYYAQSVFPIYPLEKTPTAILILSSLLLLTSLGMIYVLFTASSREMQLLRQEVYITNLKESMKSLRAQRHDFISHLQTVYGLLQLGMHEAGLEYIASVCKEVRQPTRVIEVSQPALAGLFQAKAAAIEAQGVSFQYEINSDLNPSSTVRGHIKVPQM
- a CDS encoding IS1634 family transposase, whose product is MYIRIVQRKNKDGSVVRYVQLAHNFRDPETRKPQAQVLWSFGREEEIDKDSLRRLVDSINRFLGPEDVLQQQAKVGDAPLLFKESRPLGGAWVLDALWCELGIDRAIGKVIKDRAFRTPVERAIFAMAANRALDPQSKLAVETWVERDVAIPGLESIAVQQLYRAMDVLMEAGDALQEEVFFSVAHLLNLEVDLLFFDTTSTYFEVEGEDPEEGDAAYFLRRRGHSKDHRPDLAQIVIGLAVTREGIPIRCWVWPGNTADVTRIDQVKKDLVGWKLGRVITVLDRGFVSEDNLRTLQRAGGHYIAGERMQSGKPSVEEALSRPGRYQKVKDNVEVKEIIVGDGEARKRYILVRNPYEEARDREQRERMLKELEQELQGLARLDKKEHGKAVCRLVSHPTYGRYLKLDKRGWPQIDRAKVKADERLDGKYLLRTSDDTLSPADVALGYKQLLEVEAAFRTLKQALELRPIYHRLSRRIEAHVLLCWLALLLIRVAETRVEGRLGQRYTWPRLRDELNRMHLGIFAGPAGTVWQRTETTTFQRQILSALGVEEPPRFFKLDPRQAM